The window GTTGGCTGCTTGCCAAACGAAAGCAATTATGtgtaataatagaaaaattaagagGTGAGTGTTGCTGTTTTACAGCAGGACATGGCAAAAACCATTTCCTTCTGTCAGCAGTATCTTGATTACCCTCTCACACACAGCCTTACCCTTTTGTACCACACAAGTATGCTCATgaacacacgcgcacacacacacacacacaatttcctgTGGGTTTTTGCTTGAGGTCACTGAAACCAGAAAGAGGAAGAATGCAAACCACAGCTTTTGAAAGCAAATGAGAATAGAGCTCTGCTGGTAAaaagaatagtaataataaatgaaCTGGAAATAGGGTAATTTGTGCTAACCTTGGTCCTTCTTCACTCCCCACTCCTGCAGGTGTCCTAGTGGTCAATGTCACGTGGAGGAACAAGACTTACGTAGGGACCTTACTGGACTGCACCAAGCACGACTGGGCCCCTCCCAGGTAGGCACAGGGCCTTTGATTTCagcctctgtctttctctcctcctccctcgtcttcccctctccttctctGTGCAAGGAAACTACAGAGAGAGACTAATAATACTTGAAAGGCAGGTTGTAATTGAAACCAAGCAAAAGAGCAATGAGCAATTCAGGGTTGAACACAATAAAATGCAGATGCCACATTGCTTGTTTTTAGGGTGATCGCTACTTCCTGCCCCTCCTCtatctcctttgttttctttttgtcaacACGGGAATTTGAACTGCGTTGGAAGCTTAGCTAGCTGAGCTGGTTTTCTGAGGAAGAACATAAGCCATTGGTAGCCTGATCTGTCCTAGGTATTGAAATTGTCAGTGGAAGAATTGGGTGTCTTTTCCTCATCTGGGCCCAGCTGTCAAGCTGCTGGGGTGTTGACTGCTCTTTACCACATTGCATGCCTCATGATTTCACCTGGCTCCTTTGGAAGTGCCCATTTTGACGGCTGTTACTTGCTTCCCTAGGTTCTGCGAGTCACCAACCAGCGACCTGGAGATGAGAGGGGGCCGAGGCCGAGGGAAAAGGGCGAGGTCTACCGCAGCTGCCCCGGGCTCGGAGGCCAGCTTCACAGAGTCCAGAGGGCTGCAGAACAAGAACAGAGGCGGGGCCAATGGGAAGGGGAGGCGGGGCAGCCTCAATGCCAGCGGGCGGAGGACACCCCCGAATTGTGCTGCTGAGGACATCAAAGCCAGCCCCTCCTCcaccaacaaaaggaaaaacaagcctCCGATGGAGCTAGACCTGAACTCCAGCTCCGAGGACAGTAAGCCCGGGAAGCGTGTCCGCACAAATTCCAGAAGCACTCCCACCACCCCTCAAGGGAAACCAGAGACGACTTTTTTGGACCAGGGCTGTTCTTCTCCTGTGTTGATTGATTGTCCCCACCCAAACTGCAACAAAAAGTACAAGCACATCAACGGCCTCAGGTACCACCAGGCTCATGCCCACTTAGACCCAGAGAACAAGCTGGAGTTCGAACCAGATAGTGAGGACAAGATCTCAGACTGCGAGGAGGCCTTGAGCAATGTGGCGCTGGAATGCAGCGAGCCAAGCACAAGTGTATCAACTTACGAGCAGGTGAAGGCGCCAGTGTCCCCTGGCTCAGGGAACCCCCCCGGCACCCCCAAGGGAAAGAGAGAGCTCCTGAGCAATGGCCCAGGTTCTGTTATTGGAGCGAAGGCTGGGAAGAATTCTGGCAAAAAGAAGGGTCTTAACAATGACCTCAATAATCTTCCAGTCATCTCCAACATGACAGCCACCTTAGACAGCTGCTCAGCAGTGGATGGCAGTTTGACTGTGGAAATGCCCAAACTGGAAGCAGAAGGATTAATTGACAAGAAAACcttgggagagaaagaaaagggcaaAAAAGCCAACAATTGCAAAATGGACAAAAACCTCTCTAAACTTAAAACTGCCCGGCCCATTGCTCCTGCCCCGGCTCCCACACCCCCGCAGCTAATCGCTATTCCCACTGCAGCCTTTCCAAGCACCACTACGGGGACCATACCCGGACTGACCACAGTTGTTCAGGCCACACCAAAGAGTCCTCCGTTAAAACCCATTCAGCCAAAGCCCACAATTATGGGGGAGCCCATCACCGTGAACCCAGCCCTCGTGTCACtcaaggacaaaaagaaaaaggagaagcgAAAGCTGAAggacaaagaagggaaagagacggGGAGCCCGAAAATGGATGCAAAGCTGGGCAAACTCGAGGATGCCAAGGGGACTGGGAAAGATTTATCCGGACATTTTTTAAAGGACCATCTCAGCAAGAATGAAGGGCTGGCAAATGGACTGTCCGAGTCTCAAGAGAGTCGGATGGCTAGTATCAAAGCCGAGGCTGATAAGGTTTACACTTTTACAGACAACGCTCCCAGCCCTTCCATCGGGAGTGCCTCAAggatggagtgcagcactttggtGAATGGACAGGCGCCCATGGCCCCGCTGCACGTGCTGACCCAGAACGGGGCCGAGAGTTCTGCAGCCAAGACGAGCAGCCCCGCCTACTCAGACATCTCCGATGCTGCTGATGACGGTGGTTCTGACAGCAGGTCAGAGGGCGTGAGGTCGAAGACCAGTTCCCCATCAGATATACTCTCTAGTAAGGATGGCTCTGTGAAAGGACATTCTTCAACGACAGCACAGTCATCTCAGATGAAAGAGTCCCACTCTCCCTATTACCATGGCTACGATCCTTATTATTCTCCCAGTTACATGCACCCTGGGCAAATGGGCGCCTCTGTAGCTGGGAATGGCGGGAGCACACAGGGAATGAAGATCAAGAAGGAGTCTGAGGAAGAGGCGGATAAGAAAGACAAAGCAGAGCAGCTCGAGGCTAAGAAAGTGGACCATAACCCTGCATCCTTACAGCCTCAGCACCAGTCGGTGATCACCCAGAGACACCCGGCCCTGGCTCAGTCACTGTTTTACGGCCAGTATGCCTACGGGCTCTATATGGACCAGAAGTCTCTGATGGCCACCAGCCCTGCCTATAGACAGCAGTATGAGAAGTACTATGAGGACCAGAGGCTGGCAGAGCAGAAAATGGCCCAAACTGGGAGAGGAGACTGTGAAAGGAAAAACGAACTCCCTTTGAAAGAGCTGGGCAAGGAGGACAGTAAACAGAAAAACATGCCATCGGCCACAGTCTCAAAAGCTCCCTCTACTCCAGAGCCTAACAAAAACCATTCTAAACTAGGGCCGTCAGTGCCTAATAAAACTGAGGAGACAGGTAAATCGCAGCTTCTCTCCAGTCACCAGCAGCAGCTTCAGGCCGACAGCTTCAAAGCTAAGCAGATGGAAAACCACCAGCTTATTAAGGAGGCTGTAGAAATGAAATCTGTCATGGACTCTATGAAGCAGACAGGTGTAGACCCAACCTCGAGATTTAAACAAGTAAGATTGGGGAGCGTGGCCCCCACAGGGAGAGAGCAGCCTGAGACTTGTACATGGCTGGTCTTGATCTGGTTAGAGTTCTTCACAGGAAATCAACCAAGGGTTCCTTAGGCTGGATTTCTCTTCTCTTGAAGTGTTTTAAGTGATTCTCTCAGGATTTCTTGTGTACCTCTGAAATGTACATTGCTCACTATTTCCTTGTCATGTTGTGTAGTAAAAAGAATCTTGGCTACATGCTTTGCAGATTCATGTTCCCTGCCACTGACTGACTCTGATGAAGTCCCTTATTGTCTTACTGAGTCCAGAGTGAGGGAATTCTACCCTGTGGTGGCTGAGGTCCCTCTAACTCCAAGATTCTGAGTCTGAGAACTCaaataatttgttcttttacatttccaaatttattttggCATCTTCTGGGGATATTAAGACAGGGTCCTTAAATTCACATTTCCTACTTATCTTTTTGATGAAACTTGGGAGTGTCTTGAGGCGTCTAGACTTCTGTTTTTTGCGCTACATGAAGGGCCTCAAAGCAGGGTTCAGTGCCTCTCGCTTGTGAGGAGTGAGGAGCTAGGGGGATGGGCCTCGGGCAGTCATCCCAGAGCCCCGCGGTCAGCCAGCTTGAGGTGAAATGTGCCGACACCTGAAAATCGGTCACCGTGAAACCACACATGTGCTAGCATTTTCTGTCACGATTCAGACATCCTGACTCAACTGTAGTCCCAGAAGTATTAATTCTGGTATTTCCCAGCACCCCAGCCCTCACTTAGAGGGGGCATATAGAGGTCCACAGTGAACCAGAGCAACAGAATCCTTTCTTCATGCTTTTCTGCCCCTAAGCACCCAGTGGGTTTGTAGCGTGAATGGGATGGGTTGCAGGGGAGCCACAAAGGTCATTTTAAAGGCCCTCAGTTTCTCCACTTCTGGAGTCGAATCAGGCTGTGACACCACAGGGCTGCATTAGAACTGTGCAATTGGAGGGGCGGGGGGTGCATGTTATGGATGCCTTTGTTTACTATAGTAAAGCCATAATGTGTggtgttcatttttaattttgtttggatTAATGAACCGATCTGGTTTCTATTCAGCCTTGGCTACAGTGGATGAAGAAAGTGTATTAGGAAACCAAGAGTTCCCCCCTCTAAATGATGTTAATTGATACAATTACTTAAGCTATATTAAAACTTAAACAGTAGGTAAAACTTAATATTATCAGCTTgagttttttatattctttttacctATGTAAGATAGTAAGGGAAAAACGAGAGTTAGATTGAGTATGTCTGAGGGTGTTATTTAATGTTAAGAATTAACATTAATACCCCAGCTCTGAATTCCAGCCAAGCTAAGTTTTGAAGCCCAGCTCCACAAACTGGGCAGCATTGTGACCCTGATATTACTTGAGCTTTAAGAGCTTTGCTTTTGTCTTCTGTAAAAGATATTATTAATCATGCCAGCCTTAGACATCATTCCTTCGTAAGAGGAGGCAGTAAAGCTCACAGTGTAAGCGTATAAATAAATGTTACCTCAGTATTAGAAGTAATAGTAATAGTGCTTTCATGGTGATGAAtgagtttttcttaaaaatgttaattttattttaataagtctTTTTTCCAAAACCAGGATCCAGATACAAGGACATGGCATCATTATGTATACCAACCCAAATACTTGGATCCACAAAAGTCAGAAGAACTTGatagagaaaagaaattaaaagaggatAGTCCCAGAAAAACCCCCAACAAAGAGAGTGGTGTGCCCAGCCTTCCTGTATCATTAACAAGCATCAAAGAGGAGCCCAAAGAGGCCAAACGTCCTGATTCTCAGTCCTTGGATGAGGGCAAACTGAAAAACGATGATCGGAAGACTCCCGTGAACTGGAAGGACTCTCGGGGAACCAGAGTGGCTGTCTCCTCGCCCAtgagtcagcatcagtcctacatACAGTACTTGCATGCTTATCCTTACCCGCAGATGTATGACCCCAGCCACCCTGCATACCGGGCTGTTTCTCCCGTCCTAATGCACAGTTACCCTGGTACGTGTCATGGGTTCTCACTGTATTGGAGGGAAGAGGCTGTGTTCAAGTACTAGCTGTTTTAAAACTCTGGATAAATTAGAGGCTTCAAGAGTGACATTGTGTGGCTTGTTTTTAATGCTATTTAAAGACGTCCCTAAGGTGAAATGGAATTAATGGCAGATTTGTTTTTAGATGAAATGTCAAACTAGCTGTAGTTTCCATAGGATCTGATGGTCTGCTGTAGCTATGAGACTGACAGATATTTTATTGCCTAGGAATACATTCTGAACACTTACTGTCATAATCATTACAGTTATTGTTCTTTTGTCTTAATTGCACATGTAAACAGATGAAATGGCTATAAGCTTGTTCTCTTTTAGAACCTCTGATCATCAGGATGGGTTAACTGGGAGAAGAGAATCGGAGAACCTCGATACAGTTTAAAGACGATATAGCCCATTCTTAATGGAATATTCCCTATTTTAAGATCTCCGACTCTTATCCCAAATTCATGTAACCCAAatggtttgttgtttttgtttaaagatgTCGTTCGTAACTTGATGTGGCATTTGTTGTGTGTCTGCAGGGGCCTATCTCTCTCCAGGATTTCATTATCCTGTTTATGGGAAGATGTCAGggagagaagaggcagagaaagtcAATACCAGCCCTAGCATCAACACGAAAACAGCCACTGAATCGAAAGCACTGGATTTGCTCCAGCAGCATGCCAACCAATACCGCAGCAAGTCTCCTGCTGTAAGCTTCCTTTTGTTGTCACTTAAAAGCACTGTGTTTTAAGGGGAAAGGGGACAAGCGAGAGAACAGTCTTGAAATATAAATGGCTTTGGAACCCAGCTGTGATTTAAgaatgctgttttgttttgtgttgtttcctAATAAGGAAAGAATGGCATGTTTAAAATAAGATGCTTTCACACACgaggggaaaaaatgttaaagCATGTATGGTAGTAGCAGCCTCTTCTGTTGGAAAATCTGTTACCTTGCTTACCCAGGAGGATGCTAGTCAGCCAGACATTGAAATTCATAGGAACCAACCTTTGGTGCAGAATACTTCTGATGCACTCATGTGCTGCTGAGCCGCTTGGCTAAAGAGTGTTGACTGCATCCATTGTGCTTCGACATTGACTCCTCCACACATCCCTGTAACTCTGCTAAGGTGATTCAGACATATGTCTTTGTGAAAGATGGCTCTgcttccccaccccctgcaaaGAAAGTCCCAGAGACTGTtgggaagagagaaaatacaaaggaTGTGGTAGTTTGGGTCTAGAAAAAAGAAGGTTGGAAAGATTAAATATAGGCTTTGTGATGTGTATCTGCGTGTGTCCTGAAACTCAAAAGAAgcttaaaagaaaatgatttatgCATCTTTTAACTGTGAGCACTCCTagtataaagtttttttttcaagtaagaaaAAGAGCTTTAGTGAAAGGCTGATTAAGTTCAAATGAGTAAAAAATGTCTCAGAAACACAGGATCCTCAGTCAAATTATGATTTTAGAGGACTGGAACTTCTCTGAGTGTTCAAAGATGGAAAGATTTTGGAATTCTTCCAGAGGCACAGGGCAATGGTTTCATGCGCTTGATATTGATGTAATCTATAATATTAGGATGTATGTTCTCAATGGAGCTCAATATAAAGATAGGTTTAAAATTGTGAGATACATTCTCCTCAGAAAATGTAGTTAAAATAGAATAGTCATCAGAAAACTTGACCTTAAAGAAGTCTCTGCAacaccttcttctccttcatcCCTATGTGAAACttgtttttagaaagaaattgGGTCAATTCTAAACCTGCAATTATGAATGGGAATAGAGAAGTCCTCTTATTTCACTCATTTGAGGAAAATGTTGATATTGCTTTGGCTCAGAGCAGGACTATAGTGTTGGCTTAATTCCAGTTGAAATGCATGTCTTTTGAAATGATTTACCATTAATAAAGAATTTCTAAGAGTCTGTGTATTTACTTGTTTAATATTAGGAGTACCCACTGCTGAAGGGACCAGGGAGGTTTACTACGCCCCTCCAAATTGTTTCTCAAAGGATTAAGGGGGGaatctctgtcttttcttttgcaGCCTGTGGAAAAGGCCTCAGCTGAGCGGGAGCGGGAAGCCGAGAGGGAGCGGGACCGCCACTCCCCCTTTGGCCAGCGGCACCTGCATACTCACCACCACACCCACGTGGGCATGGGGTACCCACTCATCCCTGGGCAGTACGACCCTTTCCAAGGTCAGCAGCTCCATTCTCCTTGTGCCTTTATTCATCctgctttgaaaaacagtttcCAAAACTGCCTTTCTTGTCTTCAAATGAAAAGGTTGAGCTTTGAGTTAATTAGCTCTGGGGTGGAATTTTAACACTTCTTTCCTGGTATATCCTTGGGACACAGCTAAGGGTATTCCCACATCTCTGTGTGTTTTGATGAGACGTGAAGTGGCTACCACTTAATAATTGTCACTTATTGATGTTATTGGTGGTGGGCAGTGTCTGGGGCACCAAATATAACAATCAGAAGATCAGATAGCTGCTTCAGGAAAAGTGTAGAAGACAGGGAGGGATGGTGGGAGGCTTTGGTGAAATGACTTCCCTTGATCTCTTCAGGCCTCCAAGTTGCTCCTTTTCCCGAGGAAGTAAAGGGAGTCATGCGGTCAGGGTCAACACTCTTTATAACCTAATCCTGAGACTTCCAGCCCTTTGCTATTGAAACGTGGAGTAAagaggagaaatatttttaaaagccatagCACTGACATGAGGAACCACAGACAGTTCGTGGTGTTTTAGCAGATTGTCCTAGCTCTGTCAGCTCAtggcctgggcagggaggggcaatATCTTTACCAGTAGAGCACTTGCTAGGACCTTGCTGTCTTAGCTTTGACTGCAGTAACAGAATACCATAGTCTTTATGGCTTTAAACGacagaaatgtatttcctcatagttctggaggctgataGTCTGATaccagggtgccagcatggttgatTTCTGGTGAGAGAGCTCTcctcttggcttgtagatggtcaCCATCTTGCTTATGTATTCCTGTGACTTCTTGGGGGACCAAGAGGTGGGGGGAAGAGAGTTACTATCTCTTCTTAAGGGACACTAATCCTTCAAGATCAGCGCCTTACCCCTaggacctcatttaaccttaattacttcctgTATAGGTCCAAATACAGTCACTTTGGGGGTTAAGGCTTCCACGTAGGAATTTTGAAAGGGCACAGATTGAACTGTGGACAAGTATCTGTTTGCCAGGTTCCTTCTTACTCTGCTGTCTGAATACGAGATAATACATTTGAAGGTATTTCCAAAAGTAGGAAATGCTGTCCAAATGTGAAAGggtcattttaatttattcattccatGTTACTTGGTGTCAAATAGTGGTGTTAAAGAAACCATAGAGAACATAGAAGGAGTCATTTCCTCAgggtttacttttatttcctctaTCTTTTTTCCATGATTGTTTTCTatagaatttaaaagaatttcctATTAGGCAACTTCATGCCATTTGGATCTATTATATTCTCTTACTGCTCCCCTGCTCTTGCAGGGTGAAAGTTAAGACTGTTTCTAAGTTCAATTCAGTGATTCCATGTACCTTATGGGATGCATTGTGTTCAGTCACTGGGGAAAACGTTAAAGTGATAAAAGTTATTATGAAAGTATTGTATTCTAAGCAAATAGCGTGGCGCTCCTATAATTCACTGTGACTTTTGATTCCTGTTGTTACCTGGTACCTATTATTTCTCCTGGGCTTCCTATTCAGAAATGCGTGCAAACCATTTAGCACCATGCAGAGCCAGAGAGATGGAATGCTGTATTCTCTTTGAATAGCTATTAAGAAAACCACAGAGTATTCAGTGAAGAGATGGACTCTGGTTAGACTGAGCAGTTTGTATTCTGTCCTTGCTACATGAAAcatttcgtgtgtgtgtgtgtgtgtgtgtgtgtgtaaaaaggCCAGATTGCTACTCCCTGGTCCGCAACCTTTCACCATTGGACCTGCATCTACTCTTAACCTTTCTGAAAGTCACAGAAACCCTGCATTTTTCCCCCATTAGGCCTGACCTCTGCTGCCCTCGTTGCCTCTCAGCAGGTGGCTGCACAGGCATCTGCATCGGGAATGTTTCCTGCACAAAGAAGGTATGTATTTGGAATCAGCTTTCTAGATAGAGACGTCGTAATGGGTGGGAGGAAACAAGTGTAGGCTTTTTAGACCAAAACCTTAGCTCCTAAGGGTTTGATATTGTTGTAGTGAATGTACTTACTATGTCACCGTATTTCAGATGCAGCTTCTATACTGTGAACCTCATTTTTATAGCTGTAATGTACATTAGTAATTAACTGATCTGTTTCTTTAACAGTTCTTAAATTGTCTTCAATGCTTGTTAAAACAATTCACTCTAActccctttgttttattttgtttaaaaatgaagttgCAACTGAAGGAGTTTACTGTCATAGTGCTAAAGTGATGTTTGTTCTTTGATATTTTCAGTTACTGCTcaagttgttttaaaaaggaaaataatttatttttcatgttgtaTATCATTACCCTTGTGTTCATTCACTTTCTCTGGGATTGAATTCCTTGAATTGAACAGAATTAAAATAAGTCTGTTGGTCTTACAGTTTTCTTATTCTCAGTGTCAAATGCGGATGGAACATTTgctaaggttttcttttcttttgcagagAATAACAAGATTGGAAATGTACGTTGTCATGTGACTGGATCACATGGGGAAGCGCTTATACAGACATCAGTTCCATGGTGTTAATTTGAAATGCCTTAATGGCAGGCAAAAACCagtcatttcatttttgtaaattaCAGATTTTATCACAGAGTAACAAATGTTGCTGTAATTaaacttctgttttatatatatatacgtatacatatatgtatatatacatatatatatatatatatattctttacttTTTGTATCAGTAACCAGGCTCAGACACACAGGGTCTGCTGCCAAGTCGCAAACCACTCAGTAAAGgagataaaaaatgtatttgtcaaGTTGGAAAGTGTTAGCCTCAGAAGGctgcttactttctttttttttttgcttttgcttttcaattgtaaataaataatgttatgtATCAGTGTGCCTGAACCTTGCATATCCTTCATATAATTCCCATGAACCCCTCAGAAAGGCTAACTGTGATGATGACACTTTGGTACAATTTAGATGTCTATATGGTGGCTCCTGTTAAGATGCATCAGTGTAAAATGTTCCTGTAGTCACTGTTCGTACTTGTGTATTGTGGAGAAAATACTTTTGGAAGGCATGGGGTTGCCAGTACCACAAGAACTGTGTTGTATATAATGTAAAGATTAAAGTGGGGAAATAATGAGCATCTGTGAATAATGAGGTGTCATTTTTGATAATCTTGAATGGCAAATAACCCAATAGCCTGCATACCAGAGACATCTGTGATTGTTCTATTACTTGAATAGTcctgcagttttttgtttttttgtttttttaatgtttacaatTATCCAGTTTTAGAAGAGAGAGACTTTAACGCCATTGCCTGGTTACTTGTTTTATGCTGTAATCtagtttattttatgtaaaatgtatattgaatgctttccttttttataCCTGCCTTAAATAATTTGGCAATCAGaattaaaaaggtttttttttatatatatataatggcttCTTGTCTGTCTCATATTATTTCTAGCTGGCTGataataattcttattttcaaagAACAGTTCCTTAATATCTATGAAGGTCCAGTGTGTTAAGATATAGTACAGAGATATTAACTTTTCTTATATGATACCCAAGTTTAACAGCCAAATAGTGGATTTAATTCAGTGCATATATGTATCTTTATTGGGTATTTACTCTAAACATGAAATGTAGTATCACTACAGATTTCAGGTTTATGTGGTATGGAATGATAATTCCAAAGATGTTAGTCTTGTGGATATGTGAACAGTAGGTAAAATGTATGAAAAGTTAGTCAGCTAGCCATTTGATTGACTTGTCATTAGAATGTTTTACTGGCATTCATTATGCTGAATATACAGAATTAActgcttcctcttttttcctttctttgcttccctccttccctttctctcttccttctcagcAAATTCTGTCTGAGCACCTACCTTATCCCAGGCACTGTACAGGTGCTGGGTTACAGCCATGAACAAAATTCCTGTTTGCATTTTCTAGTAGGTCTGGGTAAGCATAATAAAGTAtgtaagttatatgcagagtatgttaGATGGTTGATAAATGCCctggagaaaaacaaagtctggaaGTGGGCATGAGGGATTTGTGGGTGTTTACGAATAGAGTGATCGGGAAAATCTCTCTCAAGGAGATGAGGAAGCAGCCATGTGCATCTCTGGGGGAAAGCGCTGCAGTGAGATGCAAACACGAAGCCAAAGCCCTAAAAGTGGGGGTGTGTATCATGTGTTTGGACTGGTTGATGCTTCATCCCAGCTGTAAGTTTTAATGATTTTACTGTAATTGCTAATGATGGTTCTATCCCTTGGTTTCCTAAGCTGACAGATTTTGTCTTGTTGTATTTCGGTTAGTTCTACTGAGGGGCTTTTGCGTCGCATATGTATAGATATTTGCAATCAAAAATACTTGCTTTATTTTTGGAAGTCACCTGAAAATGGTTTTTGCTATGAATATCATCCAACATTTTTTATGGTGTTTCATCCCTATGCTTCAGAGGATTTCACCTATTTTTCCTCATtctttaaatttatcaaattttttcAGTTCTTAGACCACATCTTGATGTACCCTTGAAGACCTAATGTAATTTGTCTTATTTTGGTTAAACAAGTGTGATTTCTCTGTTCAGAATATCATTTGAAGTGTGACTTTTGGTTGCCTACATGTTGCCTCAGTTCTAGAACTGACTGAACAATTCACTGTCGACACAGAACCAGAACTAAGGTCAACTTACATCTTCACCAGCTGCATTATCATGTTCCTGGTAGTGGCTGGGGAACACTGTGGATTCCTGGTGATTCTCCTGCctttagtaataataaaaatcatatggaaGCTCATCTCACCTGAGCTATACAGGAGTAGATATATGCTTATCACATAGGCTTTTAATTATACTTTTAGTTAGGTGCCTAAATAGATAGGATATAAACATGGACATCAGACCGTGCTTAACTCTTCTACTGTGATAAACAGGAGTGCCGAGGGGTCCTGATAAATACAAAGATGTATATGACCAAAGGCACATTGCAACTTGAATAGACTCTCCCCGCAGGCTCTTACTGGAACATTATTCATGACTGGTTTCCATTAGTCACTGAATGaagttttgtttcttcctcttaCTGTTACAGTGCTGTCCCTGCTGATGACAACATGAATCGCCAAAGGCCAGGGCTTGTTTATATTATGTGTGCCATTTCTCTGGCTGAGTACATAGTCAGGACTGAATGGTAAATTAAAGATTCCCAAAAGACAAGCCTACTTGGCTCTATTATATTACTATGATGAATCTGCCATTAATACGGTTCtaattgttttacttttatagACATAAAATCATTCCCCTTAGTGACTAATAATAGGGTTTATTGATTTTACTAAACATTATTCATTCCAGGCCTGCTCATATCAACTTGTGCTGAACATATGCAAAACGCCTGCAGTGCTAACACAGTGCAAATTAACTTCATGGAGAAATGAGACTGAAGAGTTGTTTACAGCTGTGGTCCCAGCGAatgcagaatattaaaaacaaggtAATAGGCTCCATATAGAACCATTTGTTCCTAGATTAGGATCTCAGATGGCTTTTTCATGGAAACTTGCCATTGATGTTCAGCCCAGGTCATTAGCACTTACTGAGTAAAAAGGCTGGCCTTATGTATTCACCCTGACTGTGACCCTGATTTAGTGTGGTTTCAGCCCAAGGGTCTGAGAGTAACCAGAATGAATAGCTCTGATTGATACAGGATAAAACAGCAGTTTAAATGATAATTACTGGTCCATTTCATTCCCTCCCTGACTCTGAAAGAGACAAGACAGGCAAAGCCATTTATTACTGTTTTTGTCACTAACCACAGTCATCCATTCCCTGCTTCCTGCAGAAGCTTGAGTCATAAATGTTGTTTGCTTTCAGTTAACTTTAGGAGAGAAAACAGAGTGAAACCCACTATTAGCAGTGCCTCCATCatagtttcttatttttcttaacgGAATCACTCTCCAAAGCAGGGGTTCCCAGCCTTGGCACTATGGACATTTTGGACAGTTGGCGGACATGTTCTTTGTTAGGGGC is drawn from Bos mutus isolate GX-2022 chromosome 7, NWIPB_WYAK_1.1, whole genome shotgun sequence and contains these coding sequences:
- the ZNF608 gene encoding zinc finger protein 608 isoform X1; amino-acid sequence: MSVNISTAGKGVDPNTVDTYDSGDDWEIGVGNLIIDLDADLEKDRQKFEMNNSTNTTSSGNSKDCGGLASSGAGAPAALADGLKFASVQPSAPQGNSHKETSKSKVKRSKTSKDANKSLPSAALYGIPEISGTGKRQEVQGRPGEATGMNSALGQSVSGGGGGGGNPNSNSTSTGTSAATAGAASCGKSKEEKPGKSQSSRGAKRDKDAGKSRKDKHDLLQGHQNGSGSQAPSGGHLYGFGAKSNGGGASPFHCGGTGSGSVTAAGEVSKSAPDSGLMGNSMLVKKEEEEEESHRRIKKLKTEKVDPLFTVPAPPPPIASSLTPQLLPSYFSPSSSNIAAPVEQLLVRTRSVGVNTCEVGVVTEPECLGPCEPGTSVNLEGIVWHETEEGVLVVNVTWRNKTYVGTLLDCTKHDWAPPRFCESPTSDLEMRGGRGRGKRARSTAAAPGSEASFTESRGLQNKNRGGANGKGRRGSLNASGRRTPPNCAAEDIKASPSSTNKRKNKPPMELDLNSSSEDSKPGKRVRTNSRSTPTTPQGKPETTFLDQGCSSPVLIDCPHPNCNKKYKHINGLRYHQAHAHLDPENKLEFEPDSEDKISDCEEALSNVALECSEPSTSVSTYEQVKAPVSPGSGNPPGTPKGKRELLSNGPGSVIGAKAGKNSGKKKGLNNDLNNLPVISNMTATLDSCSAVDGSLTVEMPKLEAEGLIDKKTLGEKEKGKKANNCKMDKNLSKLKTARPIAPAPAPTPPQLIAIPTAAFPSTTTGTIPGLTTVVQATPKSPPLKPIQPKPTIMGEPITVNPALVSLKDKKKKEKRKLKDKEGKETGSPKMDAKLGKLEDAKGTGKDLSGHFLKDHLSKNEGLANGLSESQESRMASIKAEADKVYTFTDNAPSPSIGSASRMECSTLVNGQAPMAPLHVLTQNGAESSAAKTSSPAYSDISDAADDGGSDSRSEGVRSKTSSPSDILSSKDGSVKGHSSTTAQSSQMKESHSPYYHGYDPYYSPSYMHPGQMGASVAGNGGSTQGMKIKKESEEEADKKDKAEQLEAKKVDHNPASLQPQHQSVITQRHPALAQSLFYGQYAYGLYMDQKSLMATSPAYRQQYEKYYEDQRLAEQKMAQTGRGDCERKNELPLKELGKEDSKQKNMPSATVSKAPSTPEPNKNHSKLGPSVPNKTEETGKSQLLSSHQQQLQADSFKAKQMENHQLIKEAVEMKSVMDSMKQTGVDPTSRFKQDPDTRTWHHYVYQPKYLDPQKSEELDREKKLKEDSPRKTPNKESGVPSLPVSLTSIKEEPKEAKRPDSQSLDEGKLKNDDRKTPVNWKDSRGTRVAVSSPMSQHQSYIQYLHAYPYPQMYDPSHPAYRAVSPVLMHSYPGAYLSPGFHYPVYGKMSGREEAEKVNTSPSINTKTATESKALDLLQQHANQYRSKSPAPVEKASAEREREAERERDRHSPFGQRHLHTHHHTHVGMGYPLIPGQYDPFQGLTSAALVASQQVAAQASASGMFPAQRRE